A window from Apostichopus japonicus isolate 1M-3 chromosome 2, ASM3797524v1, whole genome shotgun sequence encodes these proteins:
- the LOC139974938 gene encoding melatonin receptor type 1B-B-like, protein MEESVGVSNTSTLPEYIPKAVRIADAVILLCISLTGIIGNVLTSVAYILSHKLRTKTNIFVINLAIADFLTCLFLPFVSWSLVKDVVYIKPQFDIICGFVIAAITIYASTSIISLFSIAVNRYVLITKSQQEYERLYRTRNIAIWLFVSWTYPLLVNLVPLLFGVGHLGFDIKIHACGARTDHEHSHLYDLLVVIAFVPMPFLVTVCYVGIYLHIRRHNRRMVSYNLSLLKWRSCSQNDPQSSRSAVPKTDKSKTREIAPNHLAINRNLFLVLVIYLVCLSPHIIGEIVNAPYYVILHTTIIVACNSCLNPIIYGVKHPHFRQVFKSIILRRWSEIPQPAYKWMAASQQAHSHDVKMSTHVTLDHEVLTTP, encoded by the exons aTGGAGGAATCAGTGGGAGTATCCAACACGTCAACATTGCCCGAGTATATTCCAAAAGCAGTCAGGATTGCAGACGCTGTGATTTTATTATGTATCTCTCTAACCGGAATTATCGGCAATGTCCTTACATCTGTAGCTTACATCTTATCTCACAAACTAAGGACAAAGACAAATATTTTCGTCATCAATCTCGCCATTGCTGATTTTCTGACTTGTCTATTCCTTCCGTTTGTTTCTTGGTCTTTAGTCAAAGACGTTGTCTACATCAAACCGCAGTTTGATATTATTTGTGGTTTCGTCATTGCTGCGATAACCATATATGCTTCAACTAGCATCATATCACTTTTCTCAATCGCTGTTAACCGTTATGTGCTAATCACCAAAAGTCAACAGGAGTATGAAAGGTTGTACAGGACCAGAAACATCGCAATTTGGCTTTTCGTGTCATGGACTTATCCCCTTCTTGTGAATTTAGTACCTTTACTGTTTGGAGTTGGACACCTTGGATTTGACATCAAAATTCATGCTTGTGGAGCGAGGACGGACCATGAACACTCTCATTTGTATGATTTGTTAGTGGTTATTGCATTTGTCCCTATGCCATTCTTAGTAACTGTATGCTATGTGGGTATATATTTGCACATTCGTAGACACAACAGACGTATGGTGTCCTATAATTTGTCATTACTAAAGTGGCGTTCTTGTTCACAAAATGATCCACAAAGTAGCAG AAGTGCAGTGCCTAAAACGGACAAGTCCAAGACGAGAGAAATAGCTCCAAACCATTTGGCTATCAACAGAAATCTATTCCTTGTCCTTGTGATTTACCTGGTGTGTCTTAGCCCACACATCATCGGCGAAATCGTCAACGCACCGTATTACGTAATTCTACACACGACGATAATCGTGGCTTGTAACAGTTGCTTGAATCCTATCATTTACGGTGTGAAACATCCCCACTTTAGACAAGTCTTTAAATCCATCATTTTACGTCGATGGAGTGAAATTCCTCAACCGGCTTATAAATGGATGGCGGCTTCTCAACAAGCACATTCTCATGATGTGAAAATGAGCACACATGTTACATTGGACCACGAAGTACTAACGACTCCCTGA
- the LOC139974946 gene encoding melatonin receptor type 1B-B-like isoform X1 — translation MEESVGVSNTSTLPEYIPKAVRIADAVILLCISLTGIIGNILTSVAYILSHKLRTKTNIFVINLAIADFLTCLFLPFVSWSLVKDVVYIEPQFDIICGFVIAAITMFASTSIILLFSIAVNRYVLITRSHQEYERFYRTRNIAIWLFVSWTYPFLVNLVPLLFGVGHLGFDIKIHACGARTDHEHSHLYDLLVVIAFVPMPFLVTVCYLGIYFHIRRHNRRMVSYNLSLLRRRSCSQNDPRSSRSAGSKTDKSKTREIAPNHLAINRNLFLVLVIYMVCLSPHIIGEIVNAPYYVILHTRIIVACNSCLNPIIYGVKHPHFRQVFKSIILRQWSEIPQPAYKWMAASQQAHSHDVKMSTHVTLNPGVETTP, via the exons aTGGAGGAATCAGTGGGAGTATCCAACACGTCAACATTGCCCGAGTATATTCCAAAAGCAGTCAGGATTGCAGACGCTGTGATTTTATTATGTATCTCTCTAACAGGAATTATCGGCAATATTCTTACATCTGTAGCTTACATCTTATCTCACAAACTAAGGACAAAGACAAACATTTTCGTCATCAATCTCGCCATTGCTGATTTTCTGACTTGTCTGTTCCTTCCGTTTGTTTCTTGGTCTTTAGTCAAAGACGTTGTCTACATCGAACCGCAGTTTGATATTATTTGCGGTTTCGTCATTGCTGCGATAACCATGTTTGCTTCAACAAGCATTATATTACTTTTCTCAATCGCTGTTAACCGTTACGTGCTAATCACCAGAAGTCATCAGGAGTATGAAAGGTTTTACAGGACCAGAAACATCGCGATTTGGCTTTTTGTGTCGTGGACTTATCCGTTTCTTGTGAATTTAGTACCTTTACTGTTTGGAGTTGGACACCTTGGATTTGACATCAAAATTCATGCCTGCGGAGCGAGGACGGACCATGAACACTCTCATTTGTATGACTTGTTAGTGGTTATTGCATTCGTCCCTATGCCATTCTTAGTAACTGTATGCTATTTGGGTATATATTTCCACATTCGTAGACACAACAGACGTATGGTGTCCTATAATTTGTCATTACTAAGGAGGCGTTCTTGTTCACAAAATGATCCACGAAGTAGCAG AAGTGCGGGGTCTAAAACGGACAAGTCCAAGACGAGAGAAATAGCTCCAAACCATTTGGCTATCAACAGAAATCTATTCCTTGTCCTTGTGATTTACATGGTGTGTCTTAGCCCACACATCATCGGCGAAATCGTCAACGCACCATATTACGTAATTCTACACACGAGGATAATCGTGGCTTGTAACAGTTGCTTGAATCCTATCATTTACGGTGTGAAACATCCCCACTTTAGACAAGTCTTTAAATCCATCATTTTACGTCAATGGAGTGAAATTCCTCAACCGGCTTATAAATGGATGGCGGCCTCTCAACAAGCACATTCTCATGATGTGAAAATGAGCACACATGTTACATTGAACCCCGGAGTAGAAACGACGCCCTGA
- the LOC139974919 gene encoding G-protein coupled receptor moody-like, which translates to MEESVGVSNTSTLPEYIPKAVRIADAVILLCISLTGIIGNVLTSVAYILSHKLRTKTNIFVINLAIADFLTCLFLPFVSWSLVKDVVYIEPQFDIICGFVIAAIHIFVSTSIILLFSIAVNRYVLITNSHHQYERFYRTRNIAIWLFVSWTYPFLVNLLPLLFGVGRLGYEIKFHACGTRMDHEHSHLYDLLVVIAFVPMPFLVTVCYLGIYFHIRRHNRRMVSYNLSLLRMRSCSQDPQSSRSAVPKTDKSKTREIAPNHLAINRNLFLVLVIYMVCLSPHIIGEIVNAPYYVILHTKIIVACNSCLNPIIYGVKHPHFRQVFKSIILCRWSEIPQPAYKWMAASQQAHSHDVKMSTHVTLNPGVVTTP; encoded by the exons aTGGAGGAATCAGTGGGAGTATCCAACACGTCAACATTGCCCGAGTATATTCCAAAAGCAGTCAGAATTGCAGACGCTGTGATTCTATTATGTATCTCTCTAACAGGAATTATCGGCAATGTCCTTACATCTGTAGCTTACATCTTATCTCACAAACTAAGGACAAAGACAAACATTTTCGTCATCAATCTTGCCATTGCTGATTTTCTGACTTGTCTGTTCCTTCCATTTGTTTCTTGGTCTTTAGTCAAAGACGTTGTCTACATCGAACCGCAGTTTGATATTATTTGCGGTTTCGTCATTGCTGCAATACACATCTTTGTTTCAACAAGCATCATATTACTTTTCTCAATTGCTGTTAACCGTTATGTGCTAATCACCAATAGTCATCACCAGTATGAAAGGTTTTACAGGACCAGAAACATCGCGATTTGGCTTTTCGTGTCGTGGACTTATCCGTTTCTTGTGAATTTATTACCTTTACTGTTTGGAGTAGGACGCCTCGGATACGAAATCAAATTTCATGCTTGCGGAACGAGGATGGACCACGAACACTCTCATTTGTATGACTTGTTAGTGGTTATTGCATTCGTCCCTATGCCATTCTTAGTAACTGTATGCTATTTGGGTATATATTTCCACATTCGTAGACACAACAGACGTATGGTGTCCTATAATTTGTCATTACTAAGAATGCGTTCTTGTTCACAAGATCCACAAAGTAGCAG aagtGCAGTGCCTAAAACGGACAAGTCCAAGACGAGAGAAATAGCTCCAAACCATTTGGCTATCAACAGAAATCTATTCCTTGTCCTTGTGATTTACATGGTGTGTCTTAGCCCACACATCATCGGCGAAATCGTCAACGCACCGTATTACGTAATTCTACACACGAAGATAATCGTGGCTTGTAACAGTTGCTTGAATCCTATCATTTACGGTGTGAAACATCCCCACTTTAGACAAGTCTTTAAATCCATCATTTTATGTCGATGGAGTGAAATTCCTCAACCGGCTTATAAATGGATGGCTGCCTCTCAACAAGCACATTCTCATGATGTGAAAATGAGCACACATGTTACATTGAACCCCGGAGTAGTAACGACGCCCTGA
- the LOC139974911 gene encoding melatonin receptor type 1B-B-like: MMESVEVSNTSTLPEYIPKAVRIADAVILLCISLTGIIGNVLTSVAYILSHKLRTKTNIFVINLAIADFLTCLFLPFVSWSLVKDVVYIEPQFDIICGFVIAAITIFASTSIIFLFSIAVNRYVLITKSHHEYERFYRTRNIAIWLFVSWTYPVLVNLVPLLFGVGHLGFDIKIHACGARTDHEHSHLYDLLVVISFVPMPFLVTVCYVGIYLHIRRHNRRMVSYNLSLLKSRSCSQNDPQSSRSAVTKTDKSKTREIAPNHLAINRNLFLVLVIYLVCLSPHIIGEIVNAPYYVILHTTIIVACNSCLNPIIYGVKHPHFRQVFKSIILCRWSEIPQPAYKWMAASQQAHYHDVKMSTHVTLDHEVLTTP; the protein is encoded by the exons ATGATGGAATCAGTGGAAGTATCCAACACGTCAACATTGCCCGAGTATATTCCAAAAGCAGTCAGGATTGCAGACGCTGTGATTTTACTATGTATCTCTCTAACAGGAATTATCGGCAATGTCCTTACATCTGTAGCTTACATCTTATCTCACAAACTAAGGACAAAGACAAACATTTTCGTCATCAATCTCGCCATTGCTGATTTTCTGACTTGTCTGTTCCTTCCGTTTGTTTCTTGGTCTTTAGTCAAAGACGTTGTCTACATCGAACCGCAGTTTGATATTATTTGTGGTTTCGTCATTGCTGCGATAACCATCTTTGCTTCAACTAGCATCATATTTCTTTTCTCAATCGCTGTTAACCGTTATGTGCTAATCACCAAAAGTCATCACGAGTATGAAAGGTTTTACAGGACCAGAAACATCGCGATATGGCTTTTCGTGTCGTGGACTTATCCCGTCCTTGTGAATTTAGTACCTTTACTGTTTGGAGTTGGACACCTTGGATTTGACATCAAAATCCATGCTTGTGGAGCGAGGACGGACCATGAACACTCTCATTTGTATGATTTGTTAGTGGTTATTTCTTTCGTCCCCATGCCATTCTTAGTAACTGTATGCTATGTGGGTATATATTTGCACATTCGTAGACACAACAGACGTATGGTGTCCTATAATTTGTCATTACTAAAGAGCCGTTCTTGTTCACAAAATGATCCACAAAGTAGCAG AAGTGCAGTGACTAAAACGGACAAGTCCAAGACGAGAGAAATAGCTCCAAACCATTTGGCTATCAACCGAAATCTATTCCTTGTCCTTGTGATTTACCTGGTGTGTCTTAGCCCACACATCATCGGCGAAATAGTCAATGCACCATATTACGTAATTCTACACACGACGATAATCGTGGCTTGTAACAGTTGCTTGAATCCTATCATTTACGGTGTGAAACATCCCCACTTTAGACAAGTCTTTAAATCCATCATTTTATGTCGATGGAGTGAAATTCCTCAACCGGCTTATAAATGGATGGCGGCTTCTCAACAAGCACATTATCATGATGTGAAAATGAGCACACATGTTACATTGGACCACGAAGTACTAACAACGCCCTGA
- the LOC139974946 gene encoding melatonin receptor type 1B-B-like isoform X2, giving the protein MEESVGVSNTSTLPEYIPKAVRIADAVILLCISLTGIIGNILTSVAYILSHKLRTKTNIFVINLAIADFLTCLFLPFVSWSLVKDVVYIEPQFDIICGFVIAAITMFASTSIILLFSIAVNRYVLITRSHQEYERFYRTRNIAIWLFVSWTYPFLVNLVPLLFGVGHLGFDIKIHACGARTDHEHSHLYDLLVVIAFVPMPFLVTVCYLGIYFHIRRHNRRMVSYNLSLLRRRSCSQNDPRSSSAGSKTDKSKTREIAPNHLAINRNLFLVLVIYMVCLSPHIIGEIVNAPYYVILHTRIIVACNSCLNPIIYGVKHPHFRQVFKSIILRQWSEIPQPAYKWMAASQQAHSHDVKMSTHVTLNPGVETTP; this is encoded by the exons aTGGAGGAATCAGTGGGAGTATCCAACACGTCAACATTGCCCGAGTATATTCCAAAAGCAGTCAGGATTGCAGACGCTGTGATTTTATTATGTATCTCTCTAACAGGAATTATCGGCAATATTCTTACATCTGTAGCTTACATCTTATCTCACAAACTAAGGACAAAGACAAACATTTTCGTCATCAATCTCGCCATTGCTGATTTTCTGACTTGTCTGTTCCTTCCGTTTGTTTCTTGGTCTTTAGTCAAAGACGTTGTCTACATCGAACCGCAGTTTGATATTATTTGCGGTTTCGTCATTGCTGCGATAACCATGTTTGCTTCAACAAGCATTATATTACTTTTCTCAATCGCTGTTAACCGTTACGTGCTAATCACCAGAAGTCATCAGGAGTATGAAAGGTTTTACAGGACCAGAAACATCGCGATTTGGCTTTTTGTGTCGTGGACTTATCCGTTTCTTGTGAATTTAGTACCTTTACTGTTTGGAGTTGGACACCTTGGATTTGACATCAAAATTCATGCCTGCGGAGCGAGGACGGACCATGAACACTCTCATTTGTATGACTTGTTAGTGGTTATTGCATTCGTCCCTATGCCATTCTTAGTAACTGTATGCTATTTGGGTATATATTTCCACATTCGTAGACACAACAGACGTATGGTGTCCTATAATTTGTCATTACTAAGGAGGCGTTCTTGTTCACAAAATGATCCACGAAGTAGCAG TGCGGGGTCTAAAACGGACAAGTCCAAGACGAGAGAAATAGCTCCAAACCATTTGGCTATCAACAGAAATCTATTCCTTGTCCTTGTGATTTACATGGTGTGTCTTAGCCCACACATCATCGGCGAAATCGTCAACGCACCATATTACGTAATTCTACACACGAGGATAATCGTGGCTTGTAACAGTTGCTTGAATCCTATCATTTACGGTGTGAAACATCCCCACTTTAGACAAGTCTTTAAATCCATCATTTTACGTCAATGGAGTGAAATTCCTCAACCGGCTTATAAATGGATGGCGGCCTCTCAACAAGCACATTCTCATGATGTGAAAATGAGCACACATGTTACATTGAACCCCGGAGTAGAAACGACGCCCTGA
- the LOC139974929 gene encoding melatonin receptor type 1B-B-like, with product MEESVGVSNTSTLPEYIPKAVRIADAVILLCISLTGIIGNVLTSVAYILSHKLRTKTNIFVINLAIADFLTCLFLPFVSWSLVKDVVYIEPQFDIICGFVIAALTIFASTSIILLFSIAVNRYVLITRSHKEYERFYRTRNIAIWLFVSWTYPFLVNLLPLLFGVGHLGFDIKIHACGARTDHEHSHLYDLLVVISFVPMPFLVTVCYLGIYFHIRRHNRRMVSYNLSLLRRRSSSQNDPQSSRSAVPKTDKSKTREIAPNHLAINRNLFLVLVIYMVCLSPHIIGEIVNAPYYVILHTTIIVACNSCLNPIIYGVKHPHFRQVFKSIMLRQWSEIPQPAYKWMAASQQAHSHDVKMSTHVTLDHEVLTTP from the exons ATGGAGGAATCAGTGGGAGTATCCAACACGTCAACATTGCCCGAGTATATTCCAAAAGCAGTCAGGATTGCAGACGCTGTGATTTTATTATGTATCTCTCTAACCGGAATTATCGGCAATGTCCTTACATCTGTTGCTTACATCTTATCTCACAAACTAAGGACAAAGACAAATATTTTCGTCATTAATCTTGCCATTGCTGATTTTCTAACTTGTCTATTCCTTCCGTTTGTTTCTTGGTCTTTAGTCAAAGACGTTGTCTACATCGAACCGCAGTTTGATATTATTTGCGGTTTCGTCATTGCTGCGTTAACCATCTTTGCTTCAACTAGCATCATATTACTTTTCTCCATTGCTGTTAACCGTTACGTGCTAATCACCAGAAGTCATAAGGAGTATGAAAGGTTTTACAGGACCAGAAACATAGCGATTTGGCTTTTCGTGTCGTGGACTTATCCGTTTCTTGTGAATTTATTACCTTTACTGTTTGGAGTGGGACACCTTGGATTTGACATCAAAATCCATGCTTGTGGAGCGAGGACGGACCATGAACACTCTCATTTGTATGATTTGTTAGTGGTTATTTCATTCGTCCCTATGCCATTCTTAGTAACTGTATGCTATTTGGGTATATATTTCCACATTCGTAGACACAACAGACGTATGGTGTCCTATAATTTGTCATTACTAAGGAGGCGTTCTTCTTCACAAAATGATCCACAAAGTAGCAG AAGTGCAGTGCCTAAAACGGACAAGTCCAAGACGAGAGAAATAGCTCCAAACCATTTGGCTATCAACAGAAATCTATTCCTTGTTCTTGTGATTTACATGGTGTGTCTTAGCCCACACATCATCGGCGAAATCGTAAACGCACCGTATTACGTAATTCTACACACGACGATAATCGTGGCTTGTAACAGTTGCTTGAATCCTATCATTTACGGTGTGAAACATCCCCACTTTAGACAAGTCTTTAAATCCATCATGTTACGTCAATGGAGTGAAATTCCTCAACCGGCTTATAAATGGATGGCGGCTTCTCAACAAGCACATTCTCATGATGTGAAAATGAGCACACATGTTACATTGGACCACGAAGTACTAACGACGCCATGA